The Novosphingobium terrae genome has a window encoding:
- a CDS encoding YihY/virulence factor BrkB family protein, with protein MSDHLQSVERRVGPNGMEVIRRVVAGVWNDGFIHAGNLAYMTMLTLFPFFIVMSAVFSMIGEQRERAASVHAFMTALPHVVRQALEPVASGVIEARKGWLLWAGALVALWTVSSLIETIRDILRRAYGMQATQPFWHYRLLGGGLVMLAVIALLLSLYLQVAMDASASIVTERLTPLAQHGLKLIQMPIARLLPAAILFGAMYLLFYMLAPGHYRRRVYPKWPGAALVTLWWGVVSTVLPVLLRVLLKYDLTYGSLAGVMISLFFFWLVGLGIVTGAELNAALALPAERDMIGQSDDRARRGRIE; from the coding sequence TTGTCGGATCACCTGCAATCGGTGGAGCGCCGCGTCGGCCCCAACGGTATGGAGGTGATCCGCCGCGTGGTGGCGGGCGTCTGGAATGACGGCTTCATCCACGCCGGCAACCTTGCCTATATGACGATGCTGACGCTGTTTCCCTTCTTCATCGTCATGTCCGCCGTCTTCTCGATGATCGGCGAACAGCGTGAGCGCGCCGCCTCGGTCCATGCCTTCATGACCGCCCTGCCCCATGTCGTCCGCCAGGCGCTGGAGCCGGTGGCCAGCGGCGTGATCGAGGCGCGCAAGGGCTGGCTGCTGTGGGCGGGCGCGCTTGTGGCGCTGTGGACCGTCTCCAGCCTGATCGAGACCATCCGCGACATCCTGCGCCGCGCCTATGGCATGCAGGCCACCCAGCCCTTCTGGCATTATCGCCTGCTGGGCGGCGGGCTGGTGATGCTGGCGGTGATCGCACTACTGCTCTCGCTCTATCTGCAGGTGGCGATGGATGCCAGCGCCTCGATCGTCACCGAGCGGCTCACCCCGCTGGCGCAGCATGGGCTCAAGCTGATCCAGATGCCCATCGCCCGCCTGCTGCCCGCAGCCATCCTCTTCGGCGCGATGTATCTGCTGTTCTACATGCTGGCGCCCGGCCATTATCGCCGCCGCGTCTACCCCAAATGGCCCGGCGCCGCGCTGGTGACGCTATGGTGGGGCGTGGTCAGCACCGTGCTTCCCGTGCTGCTGCGAGTGTTGCTTAAATACGACCTTACCTACGGCAGCCTTGCCGGTGTGATGATCTCGCTTTTCTTTTTCTGGCTGGTCGGCTTAGGGATCGTTACAGGAGCCGAGTTGAACGCGGCGCTGGCCTTGCCGGCAGAGCGCGACATGATCGGACAGTCAGACGACCGCGCCCGGCGCGGACGGATAGAGTAA
- the fabI gene encoding enoyl-ACP reductase FabI, which produces MSGLMQGKRGLIMGLANDKSLAWGIAKKLHEQGAELAFSYQGDALAKRVRPLAEQLGSDFLIDCDVADMDALDKAFDELKARWETIDFVVHAIGFSDKTQLRGRYYDTTLDNFLMTMNISAYSLVAVTKRAREMMPSGGSILTLTYYGAEKVVPHYNVMGVAKAALETSVKYLANDCGPENIRVNAISAGPIQTLAARGIGDFSYIMKWNELNSPLRRNVTIEDVGGSALYFLSDLASGVTGEIHHVDAGYNLVGMKQEDAPDISLV; this is translated from the coding sequence ATGAGCGGATTGATGCAGGGCAAGCGCGGCCTGATCATGGGGCTGGCCAATGACAAGTCGCTGGCATGGGGCATCGCCAAAAAGCTGCACGAACAGGGTGCCGAGCTGGCCTTCTCCTACCAGGGCGATGCCCTTGCCAAGCGCGTGCGCCCGCTGGCCGAACAGCTGGGCAGCGATTTTCTGATCGATTGCGACGTGGCCGATATGGACGCGCTGGACAAGGCCTTCGACGAGCTGAAGGCCCGCTGGGAGACGATCGATTTCGTCGTCCACGCCATCGGCTTCTCGGACAAGACCCAGCTGCGCGGGCGTTACTACGACACCACGCTCGACAACTTCCTGATGACGATGAACATTTCGGCCTACTCGCTGGTGGCCGTGACCAAGCGCGCGCGTGAGATGATGCCCAGCGGCGGCTCGATCCTGACGCTGACCTATTACGGCGCCGAGAAGGTTGTGCCCCACTACAATGTGATGGGCGTGGCCAAGGCCGCTCTGGAAACCAGCGTGAAGTATCTGGCGAACGATTGCGGGCCGGAGAACATCCGCGTCAACGCGATCTCCGCCGGGCCGATCCAGACGCTGGCCGCGCGCGGCATCGGCGATTTCTCCTACATCATGAAGTGGAACGAGCTGAACTCGCCGCTGCGTCGTAACGTGACGATCGAGGATGTGGGCGGGTCGGCTTTGTACTTCCTGTCGGATCTGGCCTCGGGCGTGACCGGCGAGATCCATCATGTCGATGCCGGGTACAATCTGGTCGGCATGAAGCAGGAAGATGCTCCGGATATTTCGCTGGTTTAA
- a CDS encoding GtrA family protein, translating to MLSHAFPRYLGASLLALGVDMGCYLLLLRLTLAAAPAAALSYALGIAAHWFLSSRAVFAQHLAQAGADRLRQQALFVASALLGLAVTVLIVGAGSRAGLDPRLAKGIAVAASFAATYSLRNRLVFAPRLAD from the coding sequence GTGCTGAGCCACGCTTTTCCGCGCTATCTGGGCGCCAGCCTTCTGGCGCTGGGTGTCGATATGGGGTGCTATCTGCTGTTGCTGCGGCTGACTCTGGCCGCCGCGCCCGCTGCGGCCCTGTCCTATGCGCTGGGCATTGCCGCGCATTGGTTCCTCTCCAGCCGGGCGGTCTTCGCGCAGCATCTGGCGCAGGCCGGAGCCGACAGGCTGAGGCAGCAGGCGCTGTTCGTCGCCTCGGCGCTGCTGGGTCTTGCCGTGACGGTGCTGATCGTGGGGGCGGGCAGCCGCGCCGGTCTCGATCCGCGCCTGGCCAAGGGTATCGCTGTGGCGGCTTCCTTTGCCGCGACCTATAGTCTGCGCAACCGGCTGGTTTTCGCGCCCCGTCTGGCGGATTGA
- a CDS encoding NAD(P)/FAD-dependent oxidoreductase, with product MSSDRQQAVDVAIIGAGPAGLTAGYLLTKAGYTVSIIEKDPRYVGGISRTVEHEGYRFDIGGHRFFSKSQQVVDLWNEILPDDFIQRPRMSRIYYEGRFYSYPLRAFEALRNLGLWRSTLCMASFALAKAFPRKEVKSFEDWTINQFGQKLYSIFFKTYTEKVWGMPCDTMSADWAAQRIKGLSLGKAVLDGFKRSLGLNKKPNDGMATKTLLESFRYPRLGPGMMWEEAARKIEATGFGSILMGHGLKQLSQDAQGLWHLTASHDGGESVIAARHVISSAPMRELAGRIHPLPVSLPEAMELKYRDFLTVALKIRSEDLFPDNWIYIHDSKVQVGRIQNFRSWSPEMVPDATVACVGLEYFCFEGDGLWSMADDDLVALATREMQVLGLVNPDQVIGGAVVRQEKAYPVYDETYAAHVAAMRDDLEARFPTLHMVGRNGMHRYNNQDHAMMTAMLTVENIKAGKRLYDIWCVNEDAEYHEAGDEGAQTRLPETRAVTPDQAAALGSLRDVPARVGAGLPKTRAA from the coding sequence ATGAGCAGCGACCGACAGCAAGCAGTGGATGTGGCGATCATCGGCGCCGGGCCAGCAGGCCTGACGGCAGGCTATCTGCTGACCAAGGCCGGCTACACCGTCTCCATCATCGAGAAGGACCCGCGCTATGTCGGCGGCATCAGCCGCACGGTGGAGCATGAGGGATACCGCTTCGACATCGGCGGCCATCGCTTCTTCTCGAAATCGCAGCAGGTCGTGGATCTGTGGAACGAGATCCTGCCCGACGATTTCATCCAGCGCCCGCGCATGAGCCGCATCTATTACGAGGGCCGCTTCTACTCCTATCCGCTGCGCGCCTTTGAGGCCTTGCGCAATCTGGGCCTGTGGCGCTCCACCCTGTGCATGGCCAGTTTCGCGCTGGCCAAGGCCTTCCCGCGCAAGGAAGTCAAAAGCTTTGAGGACTGGACGATCAACCAGTTCGGCCAGAAGCTCTATTCCATCTTCTTCAAGACCTACACCGAGAAGGTCTGGGGCATGCCCTGCGACACGATGAGCGCCGACTGGGCCGCCCAGCGCATCAAGGGACTGTCGCTGGGCAAGGCGGTGCTGGACGGGTTCAAGCGCAGTCTGGGTCTGAACAAAAAGCCCAACGATGGCATGGCCACCAAGACGCTGCTGGAAAGCTTCCGCTATCCGCGCCTTGGCCCGGGCATGATGTGGGAAGAGGCCGCGCGCAAGATCGAGGCGACCGGTTTCGGCAGCATCCTGATGGGCCATGGGCTGAAGCAGCTTTCACAGGATGCGCAGGGCCTGTGGCACCTCACCGCCAGCCATGATGGCGGCGAGAGCGTGATCGCGGCGCGCCATGTGATCTCCAGCGCGCCAATGCGCGAGCTGGCAGGGCGTATCCACCCCCTGCCCGTCAGCCTGCCCGAGGCCATGGAGCTGAAATACCGCGACTTCCTGACCGTGGCCCTGAAGATCCGCAGCGAGGACCTCTTCCCCGACAACTGGATCTACATCCACGATTCCAAGGTGCAGGTGGGCCGCATCCAGAACTTCCGCAGTTGGTCGCCGGAAATGGTGCCCGACGCGACGGTGGCCTGCGTCGGTCTGGAATATTTCTGCTTTGAAGGCGATGGCCTGTGGTCGATGGCGGATGACGATCTGGTCGCGCTGGCCACGCGGGAAATGCAGGTGCTTGGTCTGGTGAACCCCGATCAGGTGATCGGCGGCGCCGTGGTCCGTCAGGAAAAGGCCTATCCGGTCTATGATGAGACCTATGCGGCCCATGTGGCGGCGATGCGCGATGATCTGGAAGCGCGCTTCCCCACGCTGCATATGGTGGGTCGCAACGGCATGCATCGCTACAACAATCAGGACCACGCCATGATGACCGCCATGCTGACGGTGGAGAACATCAAGGCGGGCAAGCGGCTCTACGATATCTGGTGCGTCAACGAAGACGCCGAATATCACGAGGCAGGCGATGAGGGCGCCCAGACCCGGCTTCCTGAAACGCGCGCCGTCACGCCCGATCAGGCGGCTGCTCTGGGCTCTTTGCGCGATGTGCCGGCACGCGTCGGCGCTGGCCTGCCGAAAACGCGCGCGGCCTGA
- the msrB gene encoding peptide-methionine (R)-S-oxide reductase MsrB yields the protein MQDITLHTSRRHMLAGLALGVSAMACGFRLWPQQAQAATASYPVHYTDAEWKQRLTAQQFAVLRQQSTEYPYTSPLLKEHRKGTFLCVADGNPLFSSDTKFESGTGWPSFYKPLPGAILTSTDHELGYARTEVHCSHCGGHLGHVFDDGPRPTGLRYCMNGVAMVFKPA from the coding sequence ATGCAGGATATCACGCTCCACACATCGCGGCGCCATATGCTGGCCGGCCTGGCGCTCGGCGTTTCGGCCATGGCTTGTGGTTTTCGGCTCTGGCCGCAGCAGGCGCAGGCCGCCACGGCCAGCTACCCGGTCCATTACACCGATGCGGAATGGAAACAGCGGCTGACAGCTCAGCAGTTTGCTGTGCTGCGCCAGCAATCGACGGAATATCCCTACACCTCGCCGCTGTTGAAGGAGCATCGCAAGGGCACCTTCCTCTGCGTGGCCGACGGGAATCCGCTGTTTTCCTCTGACACGAAGTTCGAGAGCGGGACCGGCTGGCCCAGCTTCTACAAGCCCCTGCCCGGCGCGATCCTCACCAGCACCGATCATGAACTCGGCTATGCCCGTACCGAGGTGCATTGCAGCCACTGTGGCGGACATCTGGGCCATGTCTTCGATGATGGCCCCCGGCCCACGGGGCTGCGCTATTGCATGAATGGCGTGGCGATGGTGTTCAAGCCCGCTTAG
- a CDS encoding OmpA family protein, producing MLTKSRAAVGALAALSLMTAGCVTDPNTGHKKVSRAAIGAGAGVVGGILIGGLIGGGTGRIIGAGIGGIVGGSIGYAKDKQIRDLREKTAGTGVNISQTDDGRAILVNLPDGVTFDSDSYALQPQFRPTLDKIAQSMNDYPNSLIDVYGHTDSTGTPQHNQVLSENRARTVADYLSIRGVSAARVRAQGFGATMPVADNATPEGKARNRRVEIKIVPITQDQVRAARAQGGN from the coding sequence ATGCTCACCAAGTCACGCGCAGCTGTTGGCGCTTTGGCCGCCCTCTCGCTGATGACGGCGGGCTGCGTCACCGATCCCAACACCGGGCACAAGAAAGTCTCGCGCGCGGCCATCGGTGCGGGTGCGGGCGTTGTGGGCGGCATTCTGATCGGCGGGCTGATCGGCGGCGGCACGGGCCGCATCATCGGCGCGGGGATCGGCGGCATTGTGGGCGGCTCGATCGGCTATGCCAAGGACAAGCAGATCCGCGACCTGCGCGAGAAGACCGCCGGCACCGGCGTCAACATCAGCCAGACCGACGATGGCCGCGCCATTCTGGTCAACCTGCCCGATGGCGTCACTTTCGACAGCGACAGCTATGCCCTGCAGCCCCAGTTCCGCCCCACGCTGGACAAGATCGCGCAGAGCATGAACGATTATCCCAACAGCCTGATCGATGTTTACGGTCATACGGACAGCACCGGCACGCCGCAGCACAATCAGGTGCTTTCGGAAAACCGGGCGCGCACCGTGGCCGATTATCTCTCGATCCGGGGCGTAAGCGCGGCGCGCGTGCGCGCTCAGGGCTTTGGCGCCACCATGCCCGTGGCCGACAATGCCACGCCTGAGGGCAAGGCCCGCAACCGCCGCGTGGAAATCAAGATCGTGCCGATCACGCAGGATCAGGTGCGGGCGGCCCGCGCTCAGGGCGGGAACTGA
- a CDS encoding hemolysin family protein: MTPFPWTDLLMIAGLVVLNGLFSMSELAIVSARPARLKLLVERGRRGARAALALSEDPGTLLSTAQIGITLIALVTGALSEASLGTPVAQRLEALGIPHRFADETGLVLVMGITTFVSLIAGELVPKQLALRMAEPIACLAAPVMARLARWTAPLVWVLDRSSQGVLRLLGVKHTDEPSVTEEELHLMFAEATRSGVIEEDEREIMTGIMRLAGRPVREVMTPRNQMDWIDVNASETAVRERIAASPHSIMPIGDGSPDTILGVAKVRQILAVLLSGRTLSLRRLMKKAEIIPDQLDAMDALRILQQSGISMALVHDEYGHLEGIVTPADLLSAIVGNFVSHQDDGEGPMVIEREDGSLLISGALPADALSRRLGLDLPEHRDYATTAGFALSVMKRFPDEGDVFEVPGWRFEIVDMDGRKIDKLLVSKIVVAEVMEE; encoded by the coding sequence GTGACACCCTTTCCCTGGACAGACCTGTTGATGATCGCGGGGCTGGTCGTTTTGAACGGCCTGTTCTCGATGTCGGAACTGGCAATCGTATCGGCCCGCCCGGCCCGGCTCAAACTTCTGGTGGAGCGCGGGCGGCGCGGCGCACGCGCGGCCCTCGCCCTCTCCGAAGACCCCGGCACGCTGCTCTCCACCGCACAGATCGGCATCACGCTGATCGCGCTGGTCACGGGCGCGCTGTCCGAAGCCAGCCTCGGCACGCCGGTCGCGCAGCGGCTGGAAGCGCTGGGCATCCCTCATCGCTTTGCCGATGAGACCGGGCTGGTGCTGGTGATGGGCATCACCACCTTCGTCAGCCTGATCGCGGGCGAGCTGGTGCCCAAGCAGCTGGCCCTGCGCATGGCCGAGCCCATCGCCTGCCTCGCCGCGCCCGTCATGGCCCGCCTTGCCCGCTGGACCGCGCCGCTGGTCTGGGTGCTGGACCGAAGCTCGCAAGGGGTGCTGCGCCTGCTGGGCGTGAAGCACACCGACGAGCCCTCCGTCACCGAGGAAGAACTCCACCTGATGTTCGCCGAGGCCACCCGCTCCGGCGTGATCGAGGAGGATGAGCGCGAGATCATGACCGGCATCATGCGCCTCGCCGGTCGCCCCGTGCGCGAGGTGATGACGCCCCGCAACCAGATGGACTGGATCGACGTCAACGCCAGCGAAACCGCCGTGCGTGAGCGGATCGCCGCCAGCCCGCACTCGATCATGCCCATCGGCGACGGTTCGCCCGACACGATCCTCGGCGTGGCCAAGGTGCGCCAGATTCTGGCCGTGCTGCTCTCCGGCCGCACGCTGAGCCTGCGCCGCCTGATGAAGAAGGCCGAGATCATCCCCGATCAGCTCGACGCCATGGACGCGCTGCGCATCCTCCAGCAGTCGGGCATTTCCATGGCGCTGGTGCATGACGAATACGGGCATCTGGAAGGCATCGTCACCCCCGCCGACCTGCTCTCCGCCATCGTCGGGAATTTCGTGAGCCATCAGGACGATGGCGAAGGCCCGATGGTGATCGAGCGCGAGGATGGCAGCCTGCTGATTTCGGGCGCCTTGCCCGCCGATGCCCTGAGCCGCCGCCTTGGGCTGGATCTGCCCGAGCATCGCGATTACGCGACGACGGCTGGGTTTGCGCTCTCCGTGATGAAGCGGTTTCCCGATGAGGGCGATGTGTTCGAAGTGCCCGGGTGGCGGTTCGAGATCGTCGATATGGATGGGCGGAAAATCGACAAGCTGCTGGTCAGCAAGATTGTCGTGGCTGAAGTGATGGAAGAGTAA
- a CDS encoding DUF3035 domain-containing protein, with the protein MRKSTAILLASAITLTLSGCTDRLFARVRPDEFAVQRQAPLYIPPDFSLTPPQPGAPRPASRSSQQDALAAMFGGEAGKSPVENATLRKAGEPEAGIRSTAADPKTNAVDKGDITRDIIAAPEGNGREAQTTTAK; encoded by the coding sequence ATGCGCAAGTCCACCGCCATTCTGCTGGCGAGCGCCATCACCCTGACGCTGTCGGGCTGCACCGATCGTCTCTTCGCGCGCGTGCGCCCCGATGAATTCGCGGTGCAGCGCCAGGCCCCGCTCTACATTCCGCCAGACTTCTCGCTGACGCCGCCGCAGCCCGGCGCGCCCCGCCCCGCCAGCCGTTCGAGCCAGCAGGATGCCCTCGCTGCCATGTTCGGCGGCGAAGCCGGCAAGAGCCCGGTCGAGAACGCAACCCTGCGCAAGGCCGGCGAACCCGAAGCGGGCATCCGCTCCACCGCCGCAGACCCCAAGACCAACGCCGTCGACAAGGGCGACATCACCCGCGACATCATCGCGGCGCCCGAAGGCAACGGTCGCGAGGCGCAGACGACCACGGCCAAGTAA
- the lspA gene encoding signal peptidase II — translation MSLLSRNRLLGLGVAALTFAADQAVKWAVVHPIGLPAIHDHNIDSINWNPAVPDLPLIPFFGLSWQQNPGVSLGLFTAGSDGARWALVAMTALIAGFVTVWLLREKRFADTAALGMILGGALGNIRDRAALGYVVDYADLHFGAIRPFLIFNLADAAITIGVLIILARSFLSGEKRATRPQDQANTATES, via the coding sequence ATGAGTTTGCTTTCGCGCAACCGCCTGTTGGGCCTGGGCGTTGCCGCCCTGACCTTTGCCGCCGATCAGGCGGTGAAGTGGGCTGTCGTGCACCCGATCGGCCTGCCGGCGATCCATGATCACAACATCGACAGCATCAACTGGAACCCCGCCGTTCCCGATCTGCCGCTCATCCCCTTCTTCGGCCTGAGCTGGCAGCAGAACCCGGGCGTCTCGCTCGGCCTGTTCACCGCCGGGTCGGACGGGGCACGCTGGGCGCTTGTCGCCATGACCGCCCTGATCGCCGGTTTCGTCACCGTCTGGCTGCTGCGCGAAAAGCGCTTCGCTGACACGGCGGCGCTGGGCATGATTCTCGGCGGCGCCCTTGGCAACATCCGTGACCGTGCTGCCCTTGGCTATGTCGTTGATTATGCGGATCTGCACTTCGGCGCCATCCGTCCCTTCCTCATTTTCAACCTGGCGGATGCCGCCATCACCATCGGCGTCCTGATTATCCTTGCCCGATCCTTCCTTTCAGGCGAAAAGCGCGCCACTCGGCCACAGGATCAGGCCAACACCGCGACGGAGAGCTGA
- the ileS gene encoding isoleucine--tRNA ligase, whose amino-acid sequence MTEKRDFRPTVFLPKTDFPMKAGLPQKEPGILKGWQDQDLYRKLRDTRAGREKFILHDGPPYANGNIHVGHALNHILKDMVVRTQSLLGKDAPYVPGWDCHGLPIEWKVEEEYRKKKRNKDEVPAKEFRAECRAYARQWVDAQREQLKRLGVNADWDHPYLTMDFAAEAGIVAELLKFAESGQLYRGAKPVMWSPVEKTALAEAEVEYEDIVSTQIDVAFEITDSPVAELVGAYAVIWTTTPWTIPANQALAYGPEVEYTAFRDADSGRVFLIGSELEDGFFQRFSAAHEAASLTAVWTGKGADLAGTVARHPMAAQFPESAFFTKPRPFLAGDFVTTDSGTGLVHMAPDHGEDDFLLCKAHGIEPVFAVEGDGKYRANWEWLGGEGSVINPKFNAPDGPICTALREAGGLLAASADYKHSYPHSWRSKAKVIFRCTPQWFVPMDRAEAGEKTLREKAVQAIADTRFVPEKGRNRIGAMVEGRPDWVLSRQRAWGVPITLFVDRKTGQYLSDPAVNARIIEGIKAEGVDAWDEERAQQYLGANYDLADYERVTDILDVWFDSGSTHAFVLESGRWPDLLRPEGYKGPHADLYLEGSDQHRGWFQSSLLEGCATRGHAPYKAILTHGFTMDAKGHKMSKSLGNTVDPLKVMETYGADIVRLWALSVDYTEDHRIGDEILKGIADQYRKLRNTFRYLLGALDGFSDAEKLPVEQMPELERYVLALLAQLDGTLKQATVDFDFNAYVRALVDFCNEDLSAFFFDIRKDSLYCDAADDVKRRAYRTVLDMLFHALIRYAAPVLVFTAEEVWQSRFAGESVHLLEWPTIPAATLDAERWTALRALRAEALAAIEPLRRDKTLGSSLEAEVTVPADAPEADLAELFISAAVTRGDVLSVTRTDKHKCGRCWRHLPEVAEDGDLCSRCDHVVSAMDAAE is encoded by the coding sequence ATGACCGAAAAGCGCGACTTCCGACCGACCGTCTTCCTGCCGAAGACCGATTTCCCCATGAAGGCGGGCCTCCCCCAGAAGGAGCCCGGCATTCTGAAGGGCTGGCAGGATCAGGATTTGTACCGCAAGCTGCGGGACACCCGCGCGGGTCGCGAGAAGTTCATTCTGCATGACGGCCCGCCCTATGCGAATGGCAACATTCACGTCGGCCATGCGCTGAACCACATCCTGAAGGACATGGTTGTCCGCACCCAGAGCCTGCTGGGCAAGGACGCGCCCTATGTGCCCGGTTGGGACTGCCACGGCCTGCCCATCGAGTGGAAGGTCGAGGAAGAGTACCGCAAGAAGAAGCGCAACAAGGATGAGGTTCCCGCCAAGGAATTCCGCGCCGAATGCCGCGCCTATGCCCGCCAGTGGGTCGATGCCCAGCGCGAGCAGCTCAAGCGCCTTGGCGTGAATGCCGATTGGGATCACCCCTATCTGACGATGGATTTCGCCGCCGAGGCGGGCATCGTGGCCGAACTGCTGAAATTCGCCGAGAGCGGCCAGCTCTATCGCGGCGCCAAGCCGGTGATGTGGTCGCCGGTGGAAAAGACCGCTCTGGCCGAGGCCGAGGTCGAGTATGAGGACATTGTGTCCACGCAGATCGATGTGGCCTTCGAGATCACGGACTCGCCGGTGGCCGAGCTGGTTGGCGCCTACGCGGTGATCTGGACGACCACGCCCTGGACGATCCCGGCCAATCAGGCTTTGGCCTATGGGCCGGAGGTTGAGTACACCGCATTCCGCGATGCTGACTCTGGTCGCGTTTTCCTGATCGGCTCTGAACTGGAAGATGGTTTCTTCCAGCGCTTCTCCGCTGCTCATGAAGCTGCTTCGCTGACTGCCGTGTGGACCGGCAAGGGCGCAGACCTCGCCGGAACCGTTGCCCGCCACCCGATGGCCGCGCAGTTCCCCGAGAGCGCCTTCTTCACCAAGCCCCGCCCCTTCCTCGCTGGTGATTTCGTCACCACCGATTCCGGCACGGGCCTCGTCCATATGGCGCCCGACCATGGCGAGGATGACTTCCTGCTCTGCAAGGCGCACGGCATCGAGCCGGTCTTCGCGGTCGAGGGCGATGGCAAGTATCGTGCGAACTGGGAATGGCTGGGCGGCGAAGGCTCGGTCATCAACCCCAAGTTCAACGCGCCCGATGGCCCGATCTGCACCGCTCTGCGTGAAGCGGGCGGCCTGCTGGCGGCCTCTGCCGACTACAAGCATTCCTACCCGCATTCGTGGCGCTCGAAGGCCAAGGTGATCTTCCGCTGCACCCCGCAGTGGTTCGTCCCCATGGACCGCGCCGAAGCTGGCGAAAAGACCCTGCGCGAAAAGGCCGTGCAGGCCATAGCCGACACGCGCTTCGTCCCCGAAAAGGGCCGCAACCGCATCGGCGCCATGGTCGAAGGCCGCCCGGACTGGGTGCTGAGCCGCCAGCGCGCCTGGGGCGTGCCGATCACGCTCTTCGTGGACCGCAAGACCGGCCAGTATCTCAGCGACCCGGCCGTCAACGCCCGCATCATCGAGGGCATCAAGGCCGAGGGCGTCGATGCCTGGGACGAGGAGCGCGCCCAGCAGTACCTCGGCGCCAACTACGATCTGGCCGATTACGAGCGCGTCACCGACATTCTCGACGTGTGGTTCGATTCGGGCAGCACCCATGCCTTTGTGCTGGAATCGGGCCGCTGGCCTGACCTGCTGCGCCCCGAAGGCTACAAGGGCCCGCATGCCGACCTGTACCTGGAAGGCAGTGACCAGCATCGCGGCTGGTTCCAGTCCTCGCTGCTGGAAGGCTGCGCCACGCGCGGCCATGCGCCTTACAAGGCCATCCTGACTCACGGCTTCACCATGGATGCCAAGGGTCACAAGATGTCCAAGTCGCTGGGCAACACCGTCGACCCGCTCAAGGTGATGGAGACCTATGGCGCGGACATCGTGCGCCTCTGGGCCCTCTCGGTCGATTACACCGAGGATCACCGCATCGGTGACGAGATCCTCAAGGGCATCGCTGACCAGTATCGCAAGCTGCGCAACACCTTCCGCTACCTGCTGGGCGCGCTGGACGGTTTTTCGGACGCCGAGAAGCTGCCGGTCGAGCAGATGCCCGAGCTGGAGCGCTATGTGCTGGCCCTGCTGGCGCAGCTGGATGGCACGCTGAAGCAGGCCACCGTCGATTTCGATTTCAACGCCTATGTCCGCGCACTGGTCGATTTCTGCAACGAGGATCTGTCGGCCTTCTTCTTCGATATCCGCAAGGATTCGCTCTACTGCGACGCCGCGGATGACGTGAAGCGCCGCGCCTATCGCACCGTGCTGGACATGCTGTTCCACGCGCTGATCCGCTATGCCGCGCCGGTTCTGGTGTTTACGGCGGAAGAGGTGTGGCAGTCGCGCTTTGCTGGCGAGAGCGTCCACCTGCTGGAATGGCCCACCATCCCCGCAGCCACGCTGGATGCCGAGCGCTGGACCGCGCTGCGCGCCCTGCGCGCCGAGGCGCTGGCCGCCATCGAGCCGCTGCGCCGTGACAAGACCCTCGGTTCCTCGCTGGAGGCCGAAGTCACCGTCCCCGCCGATGCGCCTGAAGCCGATCTGGCCGAGCTGTTCATCAGCGCCGCCGTCACGCGCGGAGATGTCCTGTCGGTCACCCGTACCGACAAGCACAAATGCGGTCGCTGCTGGCGACACCTGCCCGAAGTGGCCGAAGATGGCGATCTCTGTTCACGCTGCGATCATGTCGTCTCCGCCATGGACGCTGCAGAATGA